From a single bacterium genomic region:
- a CDS encoding bifunctional homocysteine S-methyltransferase/methylenetetrahydrofolate reductase — MREAFRRRLAEGVLLFDGGMGTCLYARGVHLGRCFDALNLEDPDMVRSVHADYLRAGAQVLTTNTFGANAVKLGKHHIAEQREAINRRGAELALEVAAGHPGTLVAGAIGPLGLRIEPWGPTSREEAREHFRAQAAALAAGGVELFVLETFANPGELVEAVHGARAAAPQLPLIAQLTLNEEGLTLYGSALADALPAIAAAGPDAIGLNCSVGPEIMLGALEELRGLTRLPLSVQPNAGYPKRVEERYFYLSSPEYFARYGRLFIEAGARIIGGCCGTTPEHIAALARSLRAVAPSRPTHAVRFEAAAPERAVEPVPLAAKSRLAARLAAGEKICSVELLPPRGWELAKILALTREMAEAGFDAVNIPDGPRATARLSPLAMAVTVARELTGIEPVLHYVCRDRNLLGMQADLLGAYALGLRNLLLITGDPPVAGDYPQATPVFDVDSIGLTNLVHRLNHGHDVGGRAIGAPTGFLIGVGANPTAINLEREIERFRWKVDAGAEYAVTQPVFDVEPLERFLAAVADVRIPVLAGIWPLQSARNAEFLANEVPGVSIPEPILARMRRVAGDPEAERAEGLAIALEMSRAVLGEVQGLQISAPFNRGEIARRLLEALRGDLAPARPGGA, encoded by the coding sequence ATGCGCGAGGCCTTCCGGCGGCGGCTGGCCGAGGGAGTGCTGCTCTTCGACGGCGGCATGGGCACCTGTCTCTACGCCCGCGGCGTGCACCTGGGCCGCTGCTTCGACGCCCTCAATCTCGAAGACCCGGACATGGTGCGCAGCGTGCACGCCGACTACCTGCGCGCCGGCGCCCAGGTGCTGACGACCAACACCTTCGGCGCGAACGCCGTCAAGCTGGGCAAGCACCACATCGCCGAGCAGCGCGAAGCGATCAACCGCCGCGGCGCCGAGCTGGCGCTGGAGGTCGCGGCCGGCCACCCGGGCACGCTGGTGGCCGGCGCAATCGGGCCCCTCGGCCTGCGCATCGAGCCCTGGGGACCCACGAGCCGCGAGGAGGCGCGCGAGCACTTCCGCGCCCAGGCGGCGGCATTGGCGGCCGGCGGCGTGGAGCTCTTCGTGCTCGAGACCTTCGCCAATCCAGGCGAGCTGGTCGAGGCCGTGCACGGCGCGCGCGCGGCGGCGCCGCAGCTCCCCCTGATCGCCCAGCTCACGCTGAACGAAGAGGGGCTCACGCTCTACGGCTCGGCGCTCGCGGACGCGCTGCCCGCCATCGCGGCCGCGGGTCCGGACGCCATCGGCCTCAATTGCAGCGTGGGCCCCGAGATCATGCTCGGCGCGCTCGAGGAGCTGCGCGGACTCACTCGTCTGCCGCTCTCGGTGCAGCCGAATGCGGGCTATCCCAAGCGCGTCGAGGAGCGCTACTTCTATCTCTCGAGCCCGGAGTACTTCGCGCGCTACGGCCGGCTCTTCATCGAGGCCGGTGCGCGCATCATCGGCGGCTGCTGCGGCACGACCCCCGAGCACATCGCTGCGCTCGCGCGGAGCCTGCGCGCCGTGGCGCCCAGCCGCCCGACGCACGCCGTGCGCTTCGAGGCGGCCGCGCCCGAGCGCGCCGTCGAGCCCGTGCCGCTGGCGGCCAAGAGCCGCCTCGCCGCCAGGCTCGCTGCGGGCGAGAAGATCTGCAGCGTCGAGCTGCTGCCGCCCCGCGGCTGGGAGCTGGCGAAGATCCTCGCGCTCACGCGCGAGATGGCCGAGGCCGGCTTCGACGCCGTGAACATCCCCGACGGCCCGCGCGCCACCGCGCGCCTGAGTCCCCTGGCGATGGCGGTCACCGTCGCCCGCGAGTTGACGGGTATCGAGCCCGTGCTGCACTACGTCTGCCGCGACCGCAACCTGCTCGGCATGCAGGCCGACCTGCTCGGCGCCTACGCGCTCGGCCTGCGCAACCTGCTGCTCATCACGGGCGACCCACCGGTGGCCGGCGACTACCCGCAGGCGACGCCGGTCTTCGACGTCGACTCGATCGGGCTCACCAACCTCGTGCACCGTCTCAACCACGGCCACGACGTCGGCGGCCGGGCGATCGGCGCGCCGACGGGCTTCCTGATCGGCGTCGGCGCCAACCCGACGGCGATCAACCTCGAGCGCGAGATCGAGCGCTTCCGCTGGAAGGTGGACGCGGGCGCCGAGTACGCGGTGACGCAGCCGGTCTTCGACGTCGAGCCGCTCGAGCGCTTCCTCGCCGCGGTGGCCGACGTGCGCATCCCGGTGCTCGCCGGCATCTGGCCCCTGCAGTCGGCGCGCAACGCCGAGTTCCTCGCCAACGAGGTGCCGGGGGTGAGCATCCCCGAGCCGATCCTCGCCCGCATGCGCCGCGTGGCGGGCGACCCCGAGGCCGAGCGCGCCGAGGGCCTCGCCATCGCGCTCGAGATGAGCCGCGCCGTGCTCGGCGAGGTGCAGGGCCTGCAGATCAGCGCGCCCTTCAATCGCGGCGAGATCGCGCGGCGCCTGCTCGAGGCGCTACGGGGCGACCTCGCGCCTGCCCGGCCGGGAGGCGCCTGA
- a CDS encoding NYN domain-containing protein: protein MESQLALFIDFDNVAIGRAGRGRGGRFDIKAVLDRLLEKGKVVVKRAYADWSRYPKEKDELHSAGIELIEIPKPRISGKNSADIRLVVDAMELCYAKEHIDTFVIVSGDSDITPLVNKLRENRRVIVGMALKEAASDLLVDACDEFIFIEDLGKAAEPKATLVQLEKLPKPKQKAFQLLLSTVTALLREGRGTLYSSLVKDTMKRKQPSFNEQSAGFSTFGDLLEDAAAQGLIEVTRDKSAGNTFVVSGLGRGAKGS, encoded by the coding sequence CTGGAGAGCCAGCTCGCGCTCTTCATCGACTTCGACAACGTGGCCATCGGCCGCGCCGGCCGCGGCCGCGGCGGCCGCTTCGACATCAAGGCCGTCCTCGACCGCCTGCTCGAAAAGGGCAAGGTGGTCGTCAAGCGCGCCTACGCCGATTGGTCGCGCTACCCCAAGGAGAAGGACGAGCTGCACAGCGCCGGCATCGAGCTGATCGAGATCCCCAAGCCGCGCATCTCGGGCAAGAACAGCGCCGACATCCGGCTCGTCGTCGACGCCATGGAGCTCTGCTACGCGAAGGAGCACATCGACACCTTCGTCATCGTCTCGGGCGACAGCGACATCACCCCCCTCGTCAACAAGCTGCGCGAGAACCGGCGCGTGATCGTCGGCATGGCGCTCAAGGAAGCGGCCAGCGACCTCCTGGTGGACGCCTGCGACGAGTTCATCTTCATCGAGGACCTCGGCAAGGCCGCCGAGCCCAAGGCCACGCTCGTGCAGCTCGAGAAGCTGCCCAAGCCCAAGCAGAAGGCCTTCCAGCTCCTGCTCTCCACGGTGACCGCGCTGCTGCGCGAGGGCCGCGGCACGCTCTACTCGTCCCTGGTCAAGGACACGATGAAGCGCAAGCAGCCCAGCTTCAACGAGCAGAGCGCCGGCTTCTCCACCTTCGGCGATCTGCTCGAGGACGCGGCGGCCCAGGGCCTCATCGAGGTGACGCGCGACAAGAGCGCCGGCAACACCTTCGTGGTCTCCGGTCTCGGCCGCGGCGCCAAGGGCAGCTAG
- a CDS encoding Omp28-related outer membrane protein: MQFLADHPDDTVAIIWHANFPYPLDPFYAHNVTANQGRLNYYSITSVPRVRVDGLNASTSYNSLLTAYNNRLAVPTDPSLDISGSWDPDTRAVQVTATATTTSAMTAQYVLHIMLTESEVYFDGTNGIDWHQHTLRDAFPGITGTPVSFSGEFPQSAQVSVDFTLPTGAPPHEYRPDFCEIVVFVQEVGTAAVLREVHQAAAVPLIDLAQTPVESLPAAPRLGQPFPNPFNPSVALPVQLAEASEVALRVLDAQGRQVRTLHAGTLGAGSHALHWDGRDDAGRRLGSGVYLAQLIHAGGRESRRLVLLK; encoded by the coding sequence TTGCAGTTCCTGGCCGACCACCCCGACGACACCGTCGCCATCATCTGGCACGCGAACTTCCCCTACCCGCTCGATCCCTTCTACGCGCACAACGTGACGGCCAACCAGGGCCGCCTGAACTACTACAGCATCACGAGTGTGCCGCGCGTGAGGGTCGACGGCCTGAACGCATCGACAAGCTACAACTCGCTGCTCACCGCCTACAACAATCGCCTGGCCGTGCCGACGGACCCGAGCCTCGACATCAGCGGCAGTTGGGATCCCGACACCCGCGCCGTCCAGGTAACCGCCACCGCCACCACGACGAGCGCGATGACCGCGCAGTACGTGCTGCACATCATGCTCACGGAGAGCGAGGTCTACTTCGACGGAACGAACGGCATCGACTGGCATCAGCACACGCTGCGCGATGCCTTCCCCGGGATCACCGGCACGCCGGTCAGTTTCAGCGGCGAGTTCCCGCAGAGCGCCCAGGTCTCGGTGGATTTCACGCTGCCGACCGGAGCGCCACCGCACGAGTACCGACCCGATTTCTGCGAGATCGTCGTCTTCGTGCAGGAGGTGGGCACGGCCGCTGTGCTGCGTGAGGTGCATCAGGCCGCTGCCGTTCCGCTCATCGACCTCGCCCAGACGCCGGTGGAGAGCTTGCCCGCGGCGCCGAGACTCGGCCAGCCCTTCCCCAATCCCTTCAATCCGAGCGTGGCGCTCCCCGTGCAACTCGCCGAGGCGAGCGAGGTGGCGCTGCGCGTCCTCGATGCGCAAGGGCGCCAAGTGCGCACGCTCCACGCCGGCACCCTCGGCGCCGGCAGTCACGCTTTGCACTGGGACGGCCGCGATGACGCCGGCCGGCGGCTGGGCAGCGGTGTCTACTTGGCGCAACTCATCCACGCGGGCGGCCGCGAGAGCCGCCGGCTCGTGCTTCTGAAGTAG